One region of Chryseobacterium muglaense genomic DNA includes:
- a CDS encoding bestrophin family protein, with translation MIVRQRTHWLKMLFIWKGSVLKKIITQLFIITLFSVAVYYFNGKIYDYKVKLNPTVFTLIGLALAIFMGFCNTASYDRFWEGRKLWGLLVIETRSLTRQILSFVPNVPKEEKQEIVKLISAFCWALNYQLRNKSDIQPLQKLLSEEQFKQIQGKKFVTNMILGFIADWLYAQNKKGNIDTIVLTSMDHQLNQFSNISGGCERIYNTPLPFAYSVLLHRTVYLYCFWLPFGLLDSLDWMMPLIVLLISYTFIALDAIIQEIGEPFGEEENDLALNSICRTIEFSIFEQAEILQGELKKPDSYFVD, from the coding sequence ATGATCGTAAGACAGCGAACCCACTGGCTGAAAATGTTATTTATATGGAAAGGTTCTGTACTCAAAAAGATAATAACTCAGCTTTTTATCATTACGCTTTTCTCGGTCGCAGTATATTATTTTAATGGAAAGATCTATGATTATAAAGTAAAGCTCAATCCTACAGTTTTCACATTGATTGGTTTGGCATTGGCCATTTTTATGGGCTTTTGCAATACCGCAAGCTATGACCGATTTTGGGAAGGAAGAAAACTTTGGGGATTATTGGTGATTGAAACCCGTTCTTTAACGAGGCAGATCTTATCTTTTGTACCTAATGTTCCTAAAGAAGAGAAGCAGGAAATTGTAAAACTAATCTCTGCCTTTTGCTGGGCTTTAAATTATCAGTTAAGAAATAAATCGGATATACAACCTCTTCAAAAGCTTCTTTCCGAAGAACAGTTTAAACAGATACAGGGAAAAAAATTCGTTACGAATATGATCTTGGGCTTTATTGCAGACTGGCTGTATGCACAGAATAAAAAAGGAAACATTGATACCATTGTTTTGACTTCTATGGATCATCAGCTGAATCAGTTTTCTAATATTTCCGGTGGTTGTGAGAGGATTTATAATACGCCGCTTCCGTTTGCTTACAGTGTTTTGCTGCATCGTACCGTTTATCTCTATTGTTTTTGGTTGCCTTTCGGATTGCTCGACAGTTTAGATTGGATGATGCCTTTGATTGTACTTCTCATCAGCTATACTTTTATCGCTTTAGATGCAATTATTCAGGAAATAGGGGAGCCTTTCGGTGAAGAAGAAAATGATTTGGCACTCAACAGTATTTGCAGAACGATTGAGTTTTCTATTTTTGAGCAGGCTGAAATTCTACAAGGTGAATTAAAAAAGCCTGATTCTTATTTTGTTGATTAA
- a CDS encoding Pycsar system effector family protein: MSILDKAKNYVENLFKDKLSSVYFYHNFIHTTYAVQKADEIIKHTNLPDIDREKVLLALWFHDVGFTDCNAEGHEVRSAVIMKEFLRKDNFSDEYIEEVSKLILSTEKYHQPQGFLEEIMKDADFSHFASPFYSDSAEALRKEWELTGGMCFSNDEWNVMNVDFLKNKHRYFTDYAKENWEPLKLKNVKKLEKKMDKEEKPKKENSDKKDPKSDRSVDTLFRVTLNNHTRLSDIADSKANILLSVNAIIISVCLSVLVPKLDTPKNAHLIIPTFFLLISSVMTIIFAILSTKPNVTKTTFTDQDIKDRKVNLLFFGNFHQMEFNHYLSSMHDLIKDRDYIYDSMVKDLYNLGKVLDRKYKLLSVTYQIFMAGIIISVLSFAYAFLTL; the protein is encoded by the coding sequence ATGAGCATCTTAGACAAAGCTAAAAATTATGTTGAAAACTTATTCAAAGATAAACTATCTTCTGTTTACTTTTATCATAATTTTATCCATACCACATACGCTGTTCAGAAAGCAGATGAAATCATAAAGCATACCAATCTGCCTGATATTGACAGAGAAAAAGTATTGCTTGCCCTTTGGTTTCACGACGTAGGCTTTACAGATTGTAATGCAGAAGGCCATGAAGTGCGAAGTGCCGTCATCATGAAAGAATTTCTGAGGAAGGATAATTTTTCTGATGAATATATTGAAGAAGTTTCTAAATTGATTCTTTCCACTGAAAAATACCATCAACCTCAAGGTTTTTTAGAGGAAATTATGAAAGACGCAGATTTCAGTCATTTTGCAAGTCCGTTTTACAGTGATTCTGCGGAAGCTTTGCGTAAAGAATGGGAATTGACGGGGGGAATGTGTTTCTCTAATGACGAATGGAATGTAATGAACGTAGATTTTCTTAAAAACAAGCACAGATATTTCACAGATTATGCTAAAGAAAACTGGGAGCCGCTCAAACTGAAAAATGTAAAAAAATTGGAAAAGAAGATGGATAAAGAAGAGAAACCAAAAAAAGAAAATTCAGATAAAAAAGATCCTAAATCGGATAGGAGTGTAGATACACTTTTCAGAGTTACCCTCAATAATCATACAAGACTGAGCGATATTGCAGACAGCAAAGCCAATATTTTGCTTTCGGTGAATGCGATTATTATTTCGGTTTGCCTTTCTGTTTTGGTTCCTAAATTAGATACTCCCAAGAATGCACATTTGATTATCCCTACTTTTTTTCTTTTGATTTCAAGTGTGATGACGATTATTTTTGCCATTCTTTCGACCAAACCAAATGTTACGAAAACTACTTTTACCGACCAGGATATTAAAGACCGTAAAGTAAACCTATTGTTTTTTGGAAATTTCCATCAAATGGAATTTAATCATTATCTGAGCTCAATGCATGATCTTATTAAAGACAGAGATTATATCTACGATTCTATGGTGAAAGATTTATATAACCTTGGAAAAGTTTTAGACAGAAAATATAAGCTTCTTTCGGTTACGTATCAGATTTTTATGGCAGGAATTATAATTTCTGTATTGTCTTTTGCATATGCTTTTTTGACGCTTTAA